Proteins encoded in a region of the Pseudomonas sp. PDNC002 genome:
- the cobA gene encoding uroporphyrinogen-III C-methyltransferase, with amino-acid sequence MSGKVWLIGAGPGDPELLTLKAVRAMAHADVVLIDDLVNPAVLEHCPSARVIAVGKRGGCRSTPQDFIHRLMLRYARQGRRVARLKGGDPCIFGRGGEEADWLAARGIECELVNGITAGLAAATQCGISVTLRGVSRGVTLVTAHTQDDSSLNWRGLAEGGTTLVVYMGVAKLAEIRDGLLDGGMAANTPVAMIENASLPAQREYRSQLADMLEDAQRFTLKSPAILVIGEVAATAQQTLLACTA; translated from the coding sequence ATGAGTGGAAAAGTCTGGCTGATCGGCGCCGGCCCGGGTGACCCGGAATTGCTGACCCTGAAGGCCGTCCGTGCCATGGCGCACGCCGACGTGGTGCTGATTGACGACCTAGTCAATCCAGCGGTACTGGAACACTGCCCGTCCGCGCGGGTGATCGCTGTCGGCAAACGCGGCGGCTGCCGCTCCACACCGCAGGACTTCATTCACCGCCTGATGCTGCGCTACGCGCGCCAGGGACGCCGCGTGGCGCGCCTGAAGGGTGGCGATCCTTGCATCTTCGGCCGTGGCGGCGAAGAGGCGGACTGGCTTGCAGCGCGGGGAATCGAGTGCGAGCTGGTCAACGGCATCACTGCCGGGCTGGCAGCCGCCACCCAATGCGGCATCTCTGTGACCCTGCGCGGCGTCAGCCGGGGCGTAACGCTGGTGACCGCGCACACCCAGGACGACAGCTCGCTGAACTGGCGCGGCCTGGCCGAAGGCGGTACCACGCTGGTGGTGTACATGGGAGTGGCGAAGCTGGCGGAGATCCGCGACGGCCTGCTTGATGGCGGCATGGCTGCCAACACGCCGGTGGCGATGATCGAGAACGCTTCCCTGCCCGCCCAGCGGGAGTACCGCAGCCAACTGGCGGACATGCTGGAAGACGCCCAGCGCTTCACCCTGAAGAGCCCGGCGATCCTGGTGATCGGCGAAGTCGCCGCCACTGCGCAGCAGACACTCCTGGCCTGTACCGCCTGA
- a CDS encoding nitrate reductase gives MTPHRRTTASTCCYCGVGCGVLIEHDDEHILGVQGDPQHPANFGRLCSKGSTLHLTGDADARAHFPELRLGKGLSRARTDWDTALEHAAGVFAETIREHGPDSVAFYVSGQLLTEDYYAFNKLARALVGTNNIDSNSRLCMSSAVVGYKRSLGADSPPCSYEDIELADCVVIAGSNMAYAHPVLFRRLEEARARRPEMKLIVIDPRVTDTAEQADLHLAILPGTDVALFHGILHILLWEGWIDLAFIDAHTEGLDELKALVRDYGPLAMAEICGISADDLQRAAQWIGQAPSFLSLWCMGLNQSTAGSAKNSALINLHLATGQIGRPGAGPFSLTGQPNAMGGRETGSLSNLLPGHREAANAGHRAEVATYWGVEKLPENPGLSAIELFDAVRDGRIKALWIACTNPAQSLPDQTRVREALTACPFVIVQEAFTTSETCQYADLLLPAASWGEKEGTVTNSERRISHVRPAIRAIGEARADWSIVCDFARRLEQRLRPGEPSLFDFGSPSALFDEYKLLTRERDLDLSGIDYALLDTRGPQQWPFRSGAARGTERLYGDGQFPTANGRARLIAEPYRAPKEKRDARYPLILNTGRLRDHWHGMTRTGTAPQLFGHVEEAVLSLHPDELRRRRIRDGQLVRLHSRRGELVLPVQADDRLRPGQAFLPMHWGDRYLKGLGINILTLPAVDPLSRQPELKHATVEVSRVELPWQFFALVEGEVQKRFDALRPLFEDLRYASFSPTGRERPALVIRAAHVEAPSAEWLARIDALLGLSDGPVMAYDDPRRTVGKRVRIEQSRIVSLRLAGETAARGWLRELWKEGRADQELRRWLLAPLSAAPGKSGGAMDKTLCNCLNVSQSRIQAGIDKGLDLEGLKCELKCGTACGSCVPEIKRLLARKPLAATA, from the coding sequence ATGACTCCGCACCGTCGCACCACCGCCTCCACCTGCTGCTACTGCGGCGTCGGTTGCGGCGTACTGATCGAGCACGATGACGAGCACATCCTGGGCGTGCAGGGCGACCCACAGCATCCAGCCAACTTCGGCCGCCTGTGCAGCAAGGGCTCGACCCTGCACCTCACCGGCGATGCGGATGCCCGCGCGCACTTCCCGGAACTGCGCCTGGGCAAGGGTCTGTCGCGCGCCCGCACCGACTGGGATACCGCGCTGGAACATGCCGCCGGCGTCTTCGCCGAAACCATCCGCGAGCACGGGCCGGACAGCGTGGCCTTCTATGTCTCCGGCCAGTTGCTGACCGAGGACTACTACGCCTTCAACAAGCTGGCCCGCGCGCTGGTCGGCACCAACAACATCGACAGCAACTCACGCCTGTGCATGTCCTCGGCGGTGGTCGGCTACAAGCGCAGCCTGGGCGCCGATTCCCCGCCCTGCAGCTACGAGGACATCGAACTGGCCGACTGCGTGGTGATCGCCGGCAGCAACATGGCCTACGCCCATCCGGTGCTGTTCCGCCGCCTGGAAGAGGCCCGCGCGCGGCGTCCGGAGATGAAGCTGATCGTCATCGACCCGCGCGTCACCGACACCGCCGAGCAGGCCGACCTGCACCTGGCGATCCTTCCGGGCACCGACGTCGCGCTGTTCCACGGCATCCTGCACATCCTGCTCTGGGAAGGCTGGATCGACCTCGCCTTTATCGACGCCCACACCGAAGGCCTGGATGAGCTGAAAGCCCTGGTGCGCGACTACGGCCCGCTGGCCATGGCGGAAATCTGCGGTATCAGCGCCGACGACCTGCAACGCGCCGCCCAGTGGATCGGCCAGGCGCCGTCCTTCCTCTCGCTCTGGTGCATGGGCCTCAACCAGTCCACCGCCGGCAGCGCGAAGAACAGCGCGCTGATCAACTTGCACCTGGCCACCGGGCAGATCGGCCGCCCCGGCGCTGGCCCCTTCTCCCTCACCGGCCAGCCCAACGCCATGGGCGGCCGCGAGACCGGCAGCCTGTCCAACCTACTGCCCGGCCACCGCGAAGCCGCGAATGCCGGGCACCGCGCGGAAGTCGCCACTTACTGGGGAGTCGAAAAGCTCCCGGAAAATCCCGGCCTGAGCGCCATCGAACTCTTCGATGCGGTCCGTGACGGCCGCATCAAGGCCCTGTGGATCGCCTGTACCAACCCGGCACAATCGCTGCCGGACCAGACCCGTGTGCGCGAAGCCCTCACCGCCTGCCCCTTCGTCATCGTCCAGGAAGCCTTCACCACCAGCGAGACCTGCCAGTACGCCGACCTGCTACTGCCCGCCGCCAGCTGGGGCGAGAAGGAAGGCACGGTGACCAACTCCGAACGACGCATCAGCCATGTACGCCCGGCCATTCGCGCCATCGGTGAGGCCCGAGCGGACTGGAGCATCGTCTGCGACTTCGCCCGCCGCCTGGAGCAGCGCCTGCGCCCCGGCGAGCCCAGCCTGTTCGACTTCGGCTCGCCGTCCGCGCTGTTCGACGAATACAAGCTGCTGACCCGTGAGCGCGACCTGGACCTCTCCGGCATCGACTACGCGCTGCTGGACACCCGCGGCCCGCAGCAATGGCCCTTCCGCTCCGGCGCAGCCCGGGGCACCGAGCGCCTGTATGGCGACGGGCAATTTCCCACCGCCAATGGCCGCGCCCGACTGATCGCCGAGCCCTACCGCGCACCGAAGGAGAAGCGCGATGCGCGCTATCCACTGATCCTCAACACAGGCCGCCTGCGCGATCACTGGCATGGCATGACCCGCACCGGTACAGCGCCGCAACTGTTCGGCCACGTCGAAGAAGCCGTCCTTAGCCTGCACCCGGATGAACTACGCCGTCGGCGCATCAGAGACGGCCAACTGGTGCGCCTGCACAGTCGGCGTGGCGAACTGGTGCTGCCAGTGCAAGCGGACGACCGCCTGCGCCCCGGCCAGGCCTTCCTGCCGATGCACTGGGGCGATCGCTACCTCAAGGGGCTGGGCATCAATATACTCACCCTGCCCGCGGTTGACCCTCTGTCCCGCCAGCCGGAACTGAAACACGCCACCGTGGAAGTCAGCCGCGTCGAGCTGCCCTGGCAGTTCTTCGCCCTGGTGGAAGGCGAGGTACAGAAGCGTTTCGATGCCCTGCGCCCGCTATTCGAAGACTTGCGCTACGCCAGCTTCAGCCCGACCGGCCGCGAGCGACCGGCACTGGTGATCCGCGCTGCGCACGTTGAGGCGCCCAGCGCGGAGTGGCTGGCCCGCATCGATGCTCTGCTCGGCCTGTCTGATGGCCCGGTCATGGCCTACGACGACCCGCGCCGCACCGTCGGCAAACGCGTGCGTATCGAACAATCACGAATTGTCTCGCTGCGCCTGGCCGGCGAAACCGCCGCCCGCGGCTGGCTGCGCGAACTGTGGAAGGAAGGCCGCGCCGACCAGGAACTGCGCCGCTGGCTGCTCGCCCCGCTCAGCGCCGCCCCTGGCAAGTCCGGCGGCGCGATGGACAAGACCCTGTGCAATTGTCTGAACGTCAGCCAGAGCCGTATCCAGGCCGGCATCGACAAAGGCCTGGACCTGGAGGGCCTGAAATGCGAACTCAAGTGCGGGACCGCCTGCGGCTCCTGCGTACCGGAAATCAAGCGCCTGCTGGCCCGGAAGCCGTTGGCCGCCACCGCCTGA